In Camelina sativa cultivar DH55 chromosome 16, Cs, whole genome shotgun sequence, a single window of DNA contains:
- the LOC109124989 gene encoding sister chromatid cohesion 1 protein 3-like: MGLLVCLDEVDHTTIEHTESLDDSLKDKDPTIPSIDEEISNLRRDSAFELRSESPSFAGSEEERADFVHPSPQLVLQPTPPPQPQRRPRKRKLFDKVTVLTNRIIKQRLEDPSDTLREKNKMPSSKVNVWRLNNQLKKDRTFSDPLLTGFSDVLRSVFEKDYVASKPYLAVSNENVPERSSVSSPIREAETEINPVSPMPESVVPDSTNPDNTVQLSPAQQTEDVQDSAGPPPAHAESVATEAQSPQTFNNNDDMGFEHLRDGGFPVHMPSPPPRSSPSRTDDFSTQHGTWETRSYRTEPSTSANPEDMPELRNLGLSPVSEMTDEELSFLEIGGNTPLVSPASQDSDGLTGRTRALVQYLKQRSSSSPTSSHPSGDLSLSEILAGKTRKLAARMFFETLVLKSRGLIDMQQDKPYGDIALKLMPALFSKVQT; this comes from the exons ATGGGCCTTTTGGTTTGTCTCGATGAAGTTGATCATACTACNATTGAACACACTGAGTCTTTAGATGATTCTTTGAAAGACAAGGACCCCACTATCCCTAGtattgatgaagaaatctcAAATCTTAGAAGGGATTCTGCATTTGAGCTTCGCTCGGAGTCTCCAAGTTTTGCTGGTTCTGAAGAAGAACGTGCAGATTTTG tgCATCCATCACCTCAATTGGTGCTTCAGCCTACTCCTCCTCCCCAACCACAAAGAAGGCCAAGGAAGAGGAAGCTCTTTGATAAGGTCACAGTATTAACCAACAG GATTATAAAACAAAGGCTCGAGGATCCTAGTGATACACTTcgtgagaaaaataaaatgccTTCATCTAAAGTAAATGTCTGGAGACTGAATAATCAGTTGAAGAAGGATCGAACATTTAGTGATCCCTTACTTACTG GCTTCTCAGATGTTTTACGCAGTGTCTTTGAAAAGGACTATGTAGCTTCAAAGCCATATCTTGCTGTTTCTAATGAAAATGTTCCAGAACGTTCATCTGTATCATCTCCTATTCGAGAAGCTGAAACCGAAATTAATCCAGTCTCTCCAATGCCAGAATCTGTGGTTCCTGATTCTACGAATCCAGACAATACAGTTCAGCTGTCTCCAGCTCAGCAAACTGAAGATGTCCAAGACTCTGCAGGCCCTCCACCTGCGCATGCAGAGTCTGTAGCAACAGAAGCACAATCTCCTCAGACATTTAATAATAATGATGACATGGGATTTGAACATTTAAGGGATGGTGGTTTCCCTGTGCACATGCCGTCACCGCCTCCAAGATCTTCACCTTCTAGAACTGATGACTTCAGCACTCAGCATGGAACTTGGGAGACAAGATCTTATAGAACAGAGCCTTCAACTTCCGCAAATCCAGAGGATATGCCTGAACTAAGAAACTTGGGGCTTTCACCTGTTTCTGAAATGACTGACGAG GAGCTTTCTTTCTTGGAGATAGGTGGGAATACCCCCTTAGTATCACCGGCTAGTCAAGATTCTGATGGTTTGACAGGGAGAACAAG AGCCTTGGTTCAGTATCTTAAACAACGTTCTTCAAGTAGTCCCACTTCAAGCCATCCTTCGGGAGATCTAAGTTTGAGCGAGATTTTGGCAGGAAAGACAAGGAAGCTAGCTGCTCGAATGTTCTTCGAGACTTTG GTATTGAAGTCTAGAGGACTTATAGATATGCAACAAGACAAACCCTACGGCGATATTGCTTTGAAGTTGATGCCTGCCCTTTTTTCAAAGGTTCAAACATGA
- the LOC104749386 gene encoding sister chromatid cohesion 1 protein 3-like has translation MFYSQTLLARKGPLGTVWCAAHVQNRLKKPQYTAINIPKTVDSIMFPEVPLALRTSSHLLLGVVRIYSKKVEYLYNDWSHLNTWVAKAFVSTQVDLPEDARQAPPESVTLPQALNLDEFDLGDNTIDMDIDNHTRSEEDITLTDQIPTGVDPYVAVTFDEDIISESMLMDFDQPTEPMSGHIGETDVEMASEARSENEPRDSNYAPDIGTYSPRNATEEFPEVQDPPRQSNLAEELNPTTERSDANSPRSIPEIEIRRDAAHELSPASHPSFAAEQQNVRIEHTESLDDSLKDKDPTIPSIDEEISNLRRDSAFELRSESPSFAGSEEERADFVHPSPQLVLQPTPPPPPQRRPRKRKLFDKVTVLTNRIIKQRLEDPSDTLREKNKMPSSKVNVWRLNNQLKKDRTFSDPLLTGFSDVLRSVFEKDYVASKPYLAVSNENVPERSPVSSPIREAETEINPVSPMPESVVPDSTNPDNTVQLSPAQQTEDVQDSAGPPPAHAESVATEAQSPQTFNNNDDMGFEHLRDGGFPVHMPSPPPRSSPSRTDDFSTQHGTWETRSYRTEPSTSANPEDMPELRNLGLSPVSEMTDEELSFLEIGGNTPLVSPASQDSDGLTGRTRALVQYLKQRSSSSPTSSHPSGDLSLSEILAGKTRKLAARMFFETLVLKSRGLIDMQQDKPYGDIALKLMPALFSKVQT, from the exons ATGTTTTATTCACAGACGTTATTGGCTCGAAAGGGTCCGTTGGGTACGGTGTGGTGTGCCGCTCACGTGCAAAACCGTCTTAAGAAGCCTCAGTACACCGCCATCAACATCCCCAAAACTGTTG ATAGTATAATGTTTCCAGAGGTACCATTGGCATTGAGAACGTCAAGTCACCTTCTCCTTGGGGTTGTGCGTATATATTCAAAGAAAGTTGAGTATCTTTACAATGACTGGAGTCACCTTAATACTTGGGTTGCTAAAGCTTTCGTCTCTACTCAAGTTGACTTGCCCGAAGATGCCAGACAAGCCCCGCCTGAGTCTGTGACTTTGCCTCAAGCACTAAATTTGGACGAGTTCGACTTGGGAGATAACACTATCGACAT GGATATCGATAATCATACCCGGAGTGAGGAAGATATCACTCTCACAG ATCAAATTCCTACTGGCGTTGATCCTTATGTTGCTGTCACATTCGACGAG GACATCATCTCAGAATCTATGCTGATGGATTTCGA CCAACCCACAGAACCTATGAGTGGGCATATTGGAGAAACTGATGTTGAAATGGCTTCTGAGGCAAGATCAGAAAATGAGCCAAGAGACTCCAATTATGCTCCAGATATAGGAACCTATAGTCCTCGCAACGCCACAGAGGAATTCCCTGAAGTTCAGGATCCTCCTAGACAAAGTAACTTGGCAGAAGAGCTCAATCCCACTACTGAGAGAAGCGATGCCAATTCTCCTAGAAGTATTCCAGAGATTGAGATAAGGCGTGATGCTGCACACGAATTAAGCCCTGCGTCCCATCCATCATTTGCTGCAGAACAACAGAATGTCAGAATTGAACACACTGAGTCTTTAGATGATTCTTTGAAAGACAAGGACCCCACTATCCCTAGtattgatgaagaaatctcAAATCTTAGAAGGGATTCTGCATTTGAGCTTCGCTCGGAGTCTCCAAGTTTTGCTGGTTCTGAAGAAGAACGTGCAGATTTTG tgCATCCATCACCTCAATTGGTGCTTCAGCCTACTCCTCCTCCCCCACCACAAAGAAGGCCAAGGAAGAGGAAGCTCTTTGATAAGGTCACAGTATTAACCAACAG GATTATAAAACAAAGGCTCGAGGATCCTAGTGATACACTTcgtgagaaaaataaaatgccTTCATCTAAAGTAAATGTCTGGAGACTGAATAATCAGTTGAAGAAGGATCGAACATTTAGTGATCCCTTACTTACTG GCTTCTCAGATGTTTTACGCAGTGTCTTTGAAAAGGACTATGTAGCTTCAAAGCCATATCTTGCTGTTTCTAATGAAAATGTTCCAGAACGTTCACCTGTATCATCTCCTATTCGAGAAGCTGAAACCGAAATTAATCCAGTCTCTCCAATGCCAGAATCTGTGGTTCCTGATTCTACGAATCCAGACAATACAGTTCAGCTGTCTCCAGCTCAGCAAACTGAAGATGTCCAAGACTCTGCAGGCCCTCCACCTGCGCATGCAGAGTCTGTAGCAACAGAAGCACAATCTCCTCAGACATTTAATAATAATGATGACATGGGATTTGAACATTTAAGGGATGGTGGTTTCCCTGTGCACATGCCGTCACCGCCTCCAAGATCTTCACCTTCTAGAACTGATGACTTCAGCACTCAGCATGGAACTTGGGAGACAAGATCTTATAGAACAGAGCCTTCAACTTCCGCAAATCCAGAGGATATGCCTGAACTAAGAAACTTGGGGCTTTCACCTGTTTCTGAAATGACTGACGAG GAGCTTTCTTTCTTGGAGATAGGTGGGAATACCCCCTTAGTATCACCGGCTAGTCAAGATTCTGATGGTTTGACAGGGAGAACAAG AGCCTTGGTTCAGTATCTTAAACAACGTTCTTCAAGTAGTCCCACTTCAAGCCATCCTTCCGGAGATCTAAGTTTGAGCGAGATTTTGGCAGGAAAGACAAGGAAGCTAGCTGCTCGAATGTTCTTCGAGACTTTG GTATTGAAGTCTAGAGGACTTATAGATATGCAACAAGACAAACCCTACGGCGATATTGCTTTGAAGTTGATGCCTGCCCTTTTTTCAAAGGTTCAAACATGA
- the LOC104749387 gene encoding 60S ribosomal protein L38 isoform X2 — MPKQIHEIKDFLLTARRKDARSVKIKRSKDIVKFKVRCSRYLYTLCVFDQEKADKLKQSLPPGLSVQDL; from the exons ATG CCGAAGCAAATCCACGAAATCAAGGACTTCCTTTTGACAGCGAGAAGGAAGGATGCTAGGTCTGTGAAGATTAAGAGAAGCAAGGACATTGTTAAGTTCAAAGTCAGGTGCTCAAGGTACCTCTACACACTATGTGTCTTCGACCAAGAGAAGGCTGATAAGTTGAAGCAGTCTCTTCCTCCGG GTTTGAGTGTTCAAGACCTTTGA
- the LOC104749388 gene encoding flowering time control protein FPA-like isoform X1 — protein sequence MAPVMKPWRGREPDGSGFQSNNLWVGSLTAETTESDVVDLFARFGEIDRIMVYSSRSFAFLYYRRVEEAVAAKEALQGSYLNGSQIKIEFARPAKPCKSLWVGGISPSVSKDDLEAEFMKFGKIEDFRFLLERKTAFIDFYDIDDAIQAKSMNGKRMGGSYLRVDFLRSQGPRKEPWPGSSDGRDGSLSAKQQYPHSFGDGKGSGQPSNVLRIGYPPSVQIDEQMLHNSMILFGEIERCISYPSRHFSLVEFRSVDEARCAKEGLQGRLFNNPRITIMYTNDDIPLGRGDDTGCHSGAKQSRPEMFVNDPPFTSSPHSSGILGPMRPFRGSVERSHSGVVGTKGSWGRPSPTGAGILPSPAPNTRLPVRSNLGSWEGYDPAQLEREPKRTRRDGSVDAFPSMGVDDRVTTFNRSYGRGSVAARRGRGFPDTDFIWRGIIAKGGTPVCHARCVPIGKGIEAEIPETVNCSARTGLDMLAKHYTEAIGFEIVFFLPDSEDDFASFTEFLRYLGSKNRAGVAKLDDGTTLFLVPPSDFLTDVLKVSGPERLYGVVLKLPPPQVPAVASYRQESHPISQSYIDKSQSSPANSHHGLYAAREDRAVFDYNRGMQEESKPPPKSMLGPSSEPFSVPNTAMPQSGVSLTPELLATLASLLPTSSQPTAFESHQSVELSNGEAPSKDWNRDQPMVSDRLNLSFQQLGSQYNPVEQLPPPPPLPPPPPMHYPPVSRTQSHSSGMVHGGMQYQAPFVSTPPQAPLHIPPSKNYAIYSQGSHQAVSRPMRQQYQPEAPMLHQTYMPAPIAENPGVHGYQDYEQGNYHGLTNNQGLTNNQGLKANRSQSQAEMPPLANMTNLDPSSQAQQQLQSFLPGTGQGTSDGEVDKKQRYQSTLQFAANLLQQIQQLPSNASTGQGPGD from the exons ATGGCTCCAGTGATGAAGCCTTGGAGAGGACGAGAGCCAGACGGATCTGGGTTTCAATCGAACAATCTATGGGTTG GTAGTTTGACGGCAGAGACTACGGAATCCGATGTAGTCGATTTGTTTGCAAGGTTTGGTGAGATCGACAGAATCATGGTATACTCATCCCGTAGCTTCGCGTTTCTATACTACAGGCGTGTTGAAGAAGCTGTGGCGGCCAAGGAAGCGCTTCAAGGTTCTTATTTGAATGGGAGTCAGATTAAGATCGAATTCGCTCGACCG GCAAAGCCTTGTAAGAGTCTTTGGGTGGGGGGAATCAGCCCAAGTGTTTCAAAGGATGACCTGGAGGCAGAGTTCATGAAATTTGGGAAAATCGAAGATTTCAGGTTTCTTTTGGAACGCAAGACAGCCTTTATTGACTTTTATGACATTGACGATGCCATACAGGCTAAGAGCATGAACGGAAAGAGAATGGGTGGCAGCTATTTGCGAGTTGATTTTCTTCGATCACAAGGGCCACGGAAA gAACCATGGCCTGGCTCTAGTGATGGCAGGGATGGCAGTTTGAGTGCTAAACAACAg TACCCTCACTCATTTGGAGATGGTAAAGGAAGCGGCCAACCAAGTAATGTATTGCGGATTGGATACCCTCCTTCTGTACAGATTGACGAACAGATGCTACACAACAGTATGATACTCTTTGGTGAGATTGAGAGATGTATTAGCTACCCATCAAGGCATTTTTCGCTTGTGGAGTTTAGGAGCGTTGACGAAGCCCGCTGTGCTAAGGAAGGACTACAGGGAAGGTTATTCAACAATCCAAGAATTACAATTATGTACACAAACGATGACATTCCCCTTGGACGAGGAGATGATACTGGTTGTCATTCTGGTGCCAAACAATCAAGGCCTGAGATGTTCGTCAATGATCCTCCATTCACGTCTTCACCACATTCTAGCGGGATTCTTGGCCCTATGAGGCCCTTTCGAGGAAGCGTTGAACGTTCACATAGTGGTGTGGTTGGTACGAAAGGAAGCTGGGGAAGGCCATCTCCAACTGGCGCTGGAATACTCCCCTCTCCTGCACCAAATACAAGGCTACCCGTTAGATCAAACCTTGGTTCTTGGGAAGGATATGACCCTGCTCAGTTGGAAAGAGAACCCAAAAGAACCCGTAGAGATGGATCAGTGGATGCTTTTCCTTCGATGGGTGTAGATGATCGTGTCACTACGTTCAACAGGTCATATGGGCGTGGTTCAGTTGCTGCGAGGCGTGGTCGTGGCTTTCCTGATACTGATTTCATATGGAGAGGAATCATTGCCAAAGGTGGAACTCCTGTTTGTCATGCTCGTTGTGTACCTATCGGAAAGGGGATTGAAGCAGAAAT CCCTGAGACCGTCAATTGTTCAGCAAGAACGGGTTTGGATATGCTTGCCAAACATTACACTGAAGCCATTGGATTTGAAATAGTTTTCTTCTTACCAGACAGCGAAGATGATTTCGCGTCTTTTACTGAATTTCTCCGCTACCTTGGTTCAAAGAACCGAGCAGGTGTCGCAAA ATTAGACGATGGAACCACTTTATTTTTGGTTCCTCCATCGGATTTCTTAACTGATGTGCTCAAAGTGTCGGGCCCAGAACGGTTATATGGTGTTGTTCTCAAGTTGCCCCCACCACAGGTTCCTGCTGTAGCATCATATAGACAAGAATCTCATCCCATTTCTCAATCGTATATAGATAAATCTCAGAGTTCACCTGCCAATTCCCATCACGGTTTGTATGCTGCTAGGGAAGATCGAGCTGTGTTTGATTACAACAGAGGTATGCAGGAAGAATCAAAGCCTCCCCCAAAATCAATGCTTGGTCCTTCTAGCGAGCCATTTTCTGTACCTAACACTGCAATGCCTCAATCCGGGGTTAGCCTAACACCTGAGCTTTTAGCCACTCTGGCCTCCTTGCTCCCTACAAGTTCTCAACCTACTGCCTTTGAAAGTCACCAATCCGTTGAACTGTCCAATGGAGAAGCTCCATCGAAAGATTGGAATCGTGATCAACCAATGGTTTCTGACCGATTAAATCTATCATTCCAACAATTAGGCAGTCAATACAATCCCGTGGAGCAactacctcctcctcctcctcttcctcctcctcctccgatgCATTATCCTCCGGTGTCACGCACACAGAGCCATTCCAGTGGGATGGTCCATGGTGGTATGCAGTATCAAGCACCATTTGTTAGTACACCTCCGCAAGCTCCGTTACATATTCCTCCATCGAAAAATTATGCAATCTACTCTCAAGGGTCACATCAAGCTGTATCTCGACCCATGAGACAGCAATACCAGCCTGAAGCTCCCATGCTTCATCAAACCTACATGCCGGCCCCTATAGCTGAGAACCCTGGTGTGCACGGTTATCAGGATTATGAGCAAGGTAATTATCATGGTCTGACAAATAATCAAGGGCTAACAAATAATCAAGGGCTCAAGGCAAATCGTTCCCAGTCTCAAGCTGAGATGCCTCCACTAGCGAACATGACAAACTTGGATCCGTCTAGCCAAGCACAGCAGCAGCTTCAGTCATTTCTCCCTGGAACTGGACAAGGTACATCAGATGGTGAGGTCGATAAGAAGCAGCGATATCAGTCTACTCTACAGTTTGCGGCTAACCTTCTTCAACAGATTCAGCAACTGCCATCAAATGCTTCGACTGGACAAGGCCCTGGAGACTAG
- the LOC104749388 gene encoding flowering time control protein FPA-like isoform X2, giving the protein MAPVMKPWRGREPDGSGFQSNNLWVGSLTAETTESDVVDLFARFGEIDRIMVYSSRSFAFLYYRRVEEAVAAKEALQGSYLNGSQIKIEFARPAKPCKSLWVGGISPSVSKDDLEAEFMKFGKIEDFRFLLERKTAFIDFYDIDDAIQAKSMNGKRMGGSYLRVDFLRSQGPRKEPWPGSSDGRDGSLSAKQQYPHSFGDGKGSGQPSNVLRIGYPPSVQIDEQMLHNSMILFGEIERCISYPSRHFSLVEFRSVDEARCAKEGLQGRLFNNPRITIMYTNDDIPLGRGDDTGCHSGAKQSRPEMFVNDPPFTSSPHSSGILGPMRPFRGSVERSHSGVVGTKGSWGRPSPTGAGILPSPAPNTRLPVRSNLGSWEGYDPAQLEREPKRTRRDGSVDAFPSMGVDDRVTTFNRSYGRGSVAARRGRGFPDTDFIWRGIIAKGGTPVCHARCVPIGKGIEAEIPETVNCSARTGLDMLAKHYTEAIGFEIVFFLPDSEDDFASFTEFLRYLGSKNRAGVAKLDDGTTLFLVPPSDFLTDVLKVSGPERLYGVVLKLPPPQVPAVASYRQESHPISQSYIDKSQSSPANSHHGLYAAREDRAVFDYNRGMQEESKPPPKSMLGPSSDEPFSVPNTAMPQSGVSLTPELLATLASLLPTSSQPTAFESHQSVELSNGEAPSKDWNRDQPMVSDRLNLSFQQLGSQYNPVEQLPPPPPLPPPPPMHYPPVSRTQSHSSGMVHGGMQYQAPFVSTPPQAPLHIPPSKNYAIYSQGSHQAVSRPMRQQYQPEAPMLHQTYMPAPIAENPGVHGYQDYEQGNYHGLTNNQGLTNNQGLKANRSQSQAEMPPLANMTNLDPSSQAQQQLQSFLPGTGQGTSDGEVDKKQRYQSTLQFAANLLQQIQQLPSNASTGQGPGD; this is encoded by the exons ATGGCTCCAGTGATGAAGCCTTGGAGAGGACGAGAGCCAGACGGATCTGGGTTTCAATCGAACAATCTATGGGTTG GTAGTTTGACGGCAGAGACTACGGAATCCGATGTAGTCGATTTGTTTGCAAGGTTTGGTGAGATCGACAGAATCATGGTATACTCATCCCGTAGCTTCGCGTTTCTATACTACAGGCGTGTTGAAGAAGCTGTGGCGGCCAAGGAAGCGCTTCAAGGTTCTTATTTGAATGGGAGTCAGATTAAGATCGAATTCGCTCGACCG GCAAAGCCTTGTAAGAGTCTTTGGGTGGGGGGAATCAGCCCAAGTGTTTCAAAGGATGACCTGGAGGCAGAGTTCATGAAATTTGGGAAAATCGAAGATTTCAGGTTTCTTTTGGAACGCAAGACAGCCTTTATTGACTTTTATGACATTGACGATGCCATACAGGCTAAGAGCATGAACGGAAAGAGAATGGGTGGCAGCTATTTGCGAGTTGATTTTCTTCGATCACAAGGGCCACGGAAA gAACCATGGCCTGGCTCTAGTGATGGCAGGGATGGCAGTTTGAGTGCTAAACAACAg TACCCTCACTCATTTGGAGATGGTAAAGGAAGCGGCCAACCAAGTAATGTATTGCGGATTGGATACCCTCCTTCTGTACAGATTGACGAACAGATGCTACACAACAGTATGATACTCTTTGGTGAGATTGAGAGATGTATTAGCTACCCATCAAGGCATTTTTCGCTTGTGGAGTTTAGGAGCGTTGACGAAGCCCGCTGTGCTAAGGAAGGACTACAGGGAAGGTTATTCAACAATCCAAGAATTACAATTATGTACACAAACGATGACATTCCCCTTGGACGAGGAGATGATACTGGTTGTCATTCTGGTGCCAAACAATCAAGGCCTGAGATGTTCGTCAATGATCCTCCATTCACGTCTTCACCACATTCTAGCGGGATTCTTGGCCCTATGAGGCCCTTTCGAGGAAGCGTTGAACGTTCACATAGTGGTGTGGTTGGTACGAAAGGAAGCTGGGGAAGGCCATCTCCAACTGGCGCTGGAATACTCCCCTCTCCTGCACCAAATACAAGGCTACCCGTTAGATCAAACCTTGGTTCTTGGGAAGGATATGACCCTGCTCAGTTGGAAAGAGAACCCAAAAGAACCCGTAGAGATGGATCAGTGGATGCTTTTCCTTCGATGGGTGTAGATGATCGTGTCACTACGTTCAACAGGTCATATGGGCGTGGTTCAGTTGCTGCGAGGCGTGGTCGTGGCTTTCCTGATACTGATTTCATATGGAGAGGAATCATTGCCAAAGGTGGAACTCCTGTTTGTCATGCTCGTTGTGTACCTATCGGAAAGGGGATTGAAGCAGAAAT CCCTGAGACCGTCAATTGTTCAGCAAGAACGGGTTTGGATATGCTTGCCAAACATTACACTGAAGCCATTGGATTTGAAATAGTTTTCTTCTTACCAGACAGCGAAGATGATTTCGCGTCTTTTACTGAATTTCTCCGCTACCTTGGTTCAAAGAACCGAGCAGGTGTCGCAAAATTAGACGATGGAACTACTTTATTTTTGGTTCCTCCATCGGATTTCTTAACTGATGTGCTCAAAGTGTCGGGCCCAGAACGGCTATATGGTGTTGTTCTCAAGTTGCCCCCACCACAGGTTCCTGCTGTAGCATCATATAGACAAGAATCTCATCCCATTTCTCAATCGTATATAGATAAATCTCAGAGTTCACCTGCCAATTCCCATCACGGTTTGTATGCTGCTAGGGAAGATCGAGCTGTGTTTGATTACAACAGAGGTATGCAGGAAGAATCAAAGCCTCCCCCAAAATCAATGCTTGGTCCTTCTAGCGA CGAGCCATTTTCTGTACCTAACACTGCAATGCCTCAATCCGGGGTTAGCCTAACACCTGAGCTTTTAGCCACTCTGGCCTCCTTGCTCCCTACAAGTTCTCAACCTACTGCCTTTGAAAGTCACCAATCCGTTGAACTGTCCAATGGAGAAGCTCCATCGAAAGATTGGAATCGTGATCAACCAATGGTTTCTGACCGATTAAATCTATCATTCCAACAATTAGGCAGTCAATACAATCCCGTGGAGCAactacctcctcctcctcctcttcctcctcctcctccgatgCATTATCCTCCGGTGTCACGCACACAGAGCCATTCCAGTGGGATGGTCCATGGTGGTATGCAGTATCAAGCACCATTTGTTAGTACACCTCCGCAAGCTCCGTTACATATTCCTCCATCGAAAAATTATGCAATCTACTCTCAAGGGTCACATCAAGCTGTATCTCGACCCATGAGACAGCAATACCAGCCTGAAGCTCCCATGCTTCATCAAACCTACATGCCGGCCCCTATAGCTGAGAACCCTGGTGTGCACGGTTATCAGGATTATGAGCAAGGTAATTATCATGGTCTGACAAATAATCAAGGGCTAACAAATAATCAAGGGCTCAAGGCAAATCGTTCCCAGTCTCAAGCTGAGATGCCTCCACTAGCGAACATGACAAACTTGGATCCGTCTAGCCAAGCACAGCAGCAGCTTCAGTCATTTCTCCCTGGAACTGGACAAGGTACATCAGATGGTGAGGTCGATAAGAAGCAGCGATATCAGTCTACTCTACAGTTTGCGGCTAACCTTCTTCAACAGATTCAGCAACTGCCATCAAATGCTTCGACTGGACAAGGCCCTGGAGACTAG
- the LOC104749389 gene encoding protein STRICTOSIDINE SYNTHASE-LIKE 13-like encodes MEKKGQNGGTYDSLLTHHPILCIIALSVIFIAIDPFHISPIGGREFKPVKHEVAPYKQVMERWPRDNLSRLGNHGKLEFVDQVFGPESLEFDSLGRGPYTGLADGRVVRWMGEAIGWETFSVVTSKWSEKACVRGVDSTTNKQWKHEKLCGRPLGLRFDKETGNLYIADAYYGLLMVGPEGGIATPLATHVEGKPILFANDLDVHRNGSIFFTDTSKRYDRANHFFILLEGESTGRLLRYDPPTKTTHVVLDGLAFPNGIQLSKDQSFLLFTETTNCRLVKYWLEGPKTGDVEVVADLPGFPDNVRINEKGQFWVAIDCCRTPAQEVLTNNPWIKSIYFRLPIPMKLLAKTMGMRMYTVISRFDEEGKVLEVLEDRQGKVMKLVSEVREVQGKLWIGTVAHNHIATLPYPLTMNQ; translated from the exons atggagaagaaaggcCAGAATGGTGGTACATATGACTCATTGTTGACTCATCATCCGATTCTCTGTATCATTGCTTTATCTGTAATTTTTATAGCGATCGACCCCTTTCACATAAGTCCAATTGGGGGTCGTGAGTTCAAACCTGTGAAGCACGAGGTTGCTCCATACAAGCAAGTCATGGAAAGATGGCCAAGAGACAACCTTAGTCGACTGGGTAATCATGGGAAACTGGAGTTTGTGGACCAAGTCTTTGGTCCAGAGTCATTAGAGTTTGATAGTTTAGGTCGTGGTCCATACACAGGGTTGGCTGATGGAAGAGTGGTTAGATGGATGGGTGAAGCAATTGGATGGGAGACATTTTCCGTGGTAACATCGAAATG GTCAGAGAAAGCTTGTGTGAGAGGTGTGGATTCAACAACAAATAAGCAATGGAAACACGAGAAGCTGTGTGGGAGACCTCTTGGCCTGAGATTTGATAAAGAGACAGGAAATTTGTATATTGCAGACGCTTACTATGGTCTTCTTATGGTTGGTCCTGAAGGAGGGATCGCTACACCTTTAGCTACTCATGTGGAAGGAAAGCCTATACTATTTGCTAATGACCTTGACGTCCATAGAAATGGCTCTATCTTCTTCACTGACACCAGCAAAAGATATGACAGAGC GAATCATTTCTTTATATTACTGGAAGGAGAATCAACAGGAAGGCTTCTAAGATATGATCCACCTACCAAAACAACACACGTTGTGCTGGATGGTTTGGCTTTTCCCAATGGAATTCAGCTCTCTAAAGATCAGTCTTTCCTTCTCTTCACGGAAACAACCAATTGCAG ATTGGTGAAATACTGGCTGGAAGGTCCAAAGACGGGTGACGTCGAGGTGGTGGCAGATCTCCCGGGATTCCCAGACAATGTAAGAATAAACGAAAAGGGTCAGTTTTGGGTTGCAATAGACTGTTGCAGAACACCGGCACAAGAAGTTCTAACAAACAACCCTTGGATAAAAAGCATCTACTTCCGGTTGCCAATACCGATGAAGCTGCTGGCGAAAACGATGGGGATGAGAATGTACACTGTGATATCGAGATTCGACGAGGAAGGTAAGGTCTTGGAGGTGCTCGAGGATAGACAAGGCAAGGTAATGAAGCTTGTGAGTGAAGTGAGGGAAGTTCAAGGGAAGCTTTGGATTGGAACAGTGGCTCATAACCACATTGCCACTTTGCCTTACCCTTTAACAATGAATCAATGA